Within the Ostrinia nubilalis chromosome 12, ilOstNubi1.1, whole genome shotgun sequence genome, the region GTTTTTATTACTAAGTTTTTAAACCGAACTTGAGTAGGTATTTTACTTTGGATGCTGGACGTACCTATTCTTACTTAACCAGTCACAAAGTAACTTTTTTAACATGTGTCATGTAATTCGATACATTTGCGTGAAAGTGCcaagtaaaatattttcttttttttatacctaTGTCCCTATGCTCATGATTTTCAGAAACTTGCAGAATTAGGGACtttaatttttagatttttatgcaAACGGTTAAGTTCATCGATCCCAGTCCATGAGGGTGTGAGCTAGGTGATGCTCCTAGGAAAAGAAAGAGTCTGTTGTCGTGATTTGTCATAATTGTGGTGTAATTTGTTGCAGGTGTTGTTGACGCTGGCGGTGCTGGGGCTCGCGGCCGCGACCCCGCGCAAGCACAACAAGCGCGATGGTAACCCCCGCTACCACCCGTTTACTCTCAGAGCCTCTGCCGTAAAACCTTTTCACGTGAACTACGAACAATTTCAATTTAtctattaaacaaataatattgcTAACGAGTTTCTCCATTCATTTTCAATTATACTTCTATTAATTAAATGGTAGAGGCTCTGATATACAAACTAGGATTCTATACGATGCCAAGTAAAGCACCAATACCTTTGTTCGCAGCGCCGCTGAGCTCGTCGTACCTGCCTCCGTCCAGCGGAGGGTTCGGTGGCGGCCGGCCCTCGTCCTCCTACGGCGCCCCACGCCCCTCTTCCAGCTACGGCGCCCCCAGCCGGCCCTCCTCCAGCTACGGAGCCCCGAAGCCGTCTAGCAGCTACGGCGCTCCCGCCCCGTCCAGCTCCTACGGCGCGCCCGCCCCGTCGTCCAGCTACGGAGCCCCGGCACCTTCTTCGAGCTACGGAGCACCTTCATCGAGCTACGGAGCCCCTCGTCCCTCGTCTAGCTACGGAGCGCCCAAGCCCTCCAGCTCGTACGGAGCCCCCGCCAGACCACCCGCGACTAGCTACGGCGTCCCCACCGGTCCTTCGACCACCTACGGCGCTCCGAAGCCCTCGAGCAGCTACGGCGCCCCCGCCTCCCGCCCCTCGTCCAGCTACGGCGCGCCTAAACCGTCAAGCTCCTATGGAGCCCCCGCCCCCTCTAGCTCCTACGGTGCCCCCGCTCCGTCCAGCTCCTACGGCGCCCCAGCACCTTCAAGCTCTTACGGTGCCCCGGCTCCCTCAAGCTCCTACGGCGCTCCTGCTCCCTCAAGCTCGTACGGTGCCCCGGCTCCCTCAAGCTCCTACGGCGCTCCTGCTCCCTCAAGCTCGTACGGTGCCCCGGCTCCCTCAAGCTCCTACGGCGCTCCTGCTCCCTCAAGCTCGTACGGTGCCCCCGCTCCTTCTAGCTCATACGGCGCTCCATCATCTGCCCCGTCCAGCTCCTACGGCGCCCCCGCTCCGTCCAGCTCCTATGGCGCCCCCGCTCCTTCATCTTCCTACGGCGCCCCATCGTCCGGATCTGGCGGCTTCGGAGGTAGCGGATACAGCGGCAGCGGCTTCGGTTCGAGCGGTTTCGGCGGCAGCGCTCCTTCTTCCAGCTACGGCGCCCCGTCCGCTCCCTCCAGCAGCTACGGCGCCCCGTCCCCGTCCAGCTCGTACGGCGCCCCCGCCGCCCCCTCCAGCTCATACGGTGCGCCCAGCTCTGGCGGCTTCTCTGGTGGCTTCTCTTCTGGTTCTGGCTCTAGCGGATTCTCGTCCGGCGGCTACTCGTCCGGTGGCTCCGGCGGCTACTCGTCCGGCGGTTCAGGCGGCTACTCGTCCGGCGGCGGATCGGGCGGCTACTCGTCCGGCGGTTCCGGCGGCTACTCGTCCGGCGTGCCCGCAACCATCAATCAAGGCTACGACTCCAACGGTGGCTACGTTTACTAGGTTTACATCATTCTCCATACTGTGAATTGGAATATAGTCAATTTGTTAAGTTACCGTCTGTTTGCGAGTGGAATTGGGATAGTGGAAGGTGCAATATTTAGAGTAGAGGCCACGGAATGTGTGAGTCTTCACGGCTCGAGACGGTCAGTACTTATGTTAAATTTAACACGGTAAAGTGAATCACGAATATGTAGTCTCTCTATTTATTCAGTCGCCGTACTGTCTCTACTGTTTGTGAGCTCGACGCTAAACGAaagtattaaatttatttaattataatgaaCTGTACAAAAAATTAGATTAAGTACGGAAATGattttgtataaattaaatcttttgtaaataagtaagtgtcgagttattattttatgcacctTTGTCAACTAAACACTTCGCCAGAGAGCCGCGACGCGACGAGTGAAACAGCCGGTCAACgtactatatttttattatgtcgCAGGAGCGGCGGCAGAGTTCACAACATTACacatttttttcacattttcaaaatattcaacAAGAACTAGGAATAAGTCAATAAATAGTAGGTATATCTAATAACTAACAGTGGGCCCAGCGTTTCCTAATACCGCAATTCATCATTACTTTAAACTCATCttagtaaaaatatcaaatattcCTACTTGTCTAAAGACCAACATAACACAAAAAGCATATGAAACCACACAAGTGAAAATGCGTGGGACGGATACTTTTTACAGCTACAGTGAGGGTATAATCTGAAAAGCTTGACTATCGTATTTATTCATATATTCATACGATCTCTACAATTCGTGggatattaataaatatgtatgtaaatcGGTATCTATTTATGGTTCTCGTTGCTCAGATACCGAGTATATACCGGTAACTTTAAAGGACGACGTTctagcaataaaaatatatgtatttatattatattatcatCTTTGCTACAATACTTAGATGGATCAAGCGAAAAGGCtatattatacgagtattagGTATTACATAGAAGATGGTATCTTATTAGGTATTAATATAGGTATAGTTTATTATTGTATCATCAAAGTTGGTCATATTTTCGGGGTAGACTGAAGTGTCCTGTACGAATATTAAAGTGCGTTAATCGCCCTTTAAAGCAGTGCCAGTAATGCTAACTGCTACAAGTACGTAGCTATAAAATCACGAGCAACTAACAAGCGCACGAGTATTAGAAAACGGGGCCGAAAGAACAACAACGATCCTATTCTACTCTTACAAATATTGATATGTTTCGTTCCACACTAAATATCTATgatatgtatattt harbors:
- the LOC135076612 gene encoding pro-resilin; its protein translation is MVHVKSVVLLTLAVLGLAAATPRKHNKRDAPLSSSYLPPSSGGFGGGRPSSSYGAPRPSSSYGAPSRPSSSYGAPKPSSSYGAPAPSSSYGAPAPSSSYGAPAPSSSYGAPSSSYGAPRPSSSYGAPKPSSSYGAPARPPATSYGVPTGPSTTYGAPKPSSSYGAPASRPSSSYGAPKPSSSYGAPAPSSSYGAPAPSSSYGAPAPSSSYGAPAPSSSYGAPAPSSSYGAPAPSSSYGAPAPSSSYGAPAPSSSYGAPAPSSSYGAPAPSSSYGAPSSAPSSSYGAPAPSSSYGAPAPSSSYGAPSSGSGGFGGSGYSGSGFGSSGFGGSAPSSSYGAPSAPSSSYGAPSPSSSYGAPAAPSSSYGAPSSGGFSGGFSSGSGSSGFSSGGYSSGGSGGYSSGGSGGYSSGGGSGGYSSGGSGGYSSGVPATINQGYDSNGGYVY